Below is a genomic region from Deltaproteobacteria bacterium.
TCCGAACCGGTGATCTCGGGCGCCTCGACGCTGACGGCTACCTGACGTTTCTGGGAAGACGAGATAATATGTTTATCTCCGGTGGTGAGAATATTTGCCCTGAAGAAATTGAAAGCCTCTTATGTCTTTTACCTCACATCTCACAGGCCCTGGTTGTCCCTGTCGAAGACAGAGAATTCGGTTTCCGTCCCCTGGCTTTTATCAAAACGCAAGAAGGTAAAACAGTAGACCAAAGAAAAGTCGTTTCACATCTGGAACATTATCTTCCCAGATTCAAAACCCCCGTGGCATTTTACCGATGGCCTGAGAAAGCAGACAAAGACGGACTCAAGCCGAACCGGCGTTATCTCACGAAACTGGCCCGGGAGCTGAAAAGACGAGGAGTCAGCTAGCCCCAAGGAGTACAGGTAGTAGATGTGAAAATGATATCATATGGTTTCTTTCCTCAAAGAGACCGCTGATGTTGAATCTTGAAGTGGGGTTTGCGTTGCTGGTAGTCGAGATAATGGGAAGTACGTTTTAAGAATTTTCCCCTTCCTGATTGCTTTTCTCGGGTCAGCCAACCCTCGCTATGGGCCTGAGGTCAAGAAAAGTTTGACCTCAGACTATACTCGCTATTCCACAAAAACACCAAGAACCCAAGGGGCGCCGCTCAGGAGCAGGCATTTAAAAAGTGCTGTCCCCGGCTTCCTCAATTACTGTTCTTTTAGGGTTAAAATACAGTGTTCACCCCATTTACTTGTGCCTCCATGAATACCACAGTGCTTCCCATAAAAATGGATTTCAACGAAATCGAAGGGGGGTGACAAGACTAGGATTTTGCTGATCAACAAAGGCTTTTAAATCCTGTGAAGGGCCTGAAAAAACAGCCAATTCACAACCAACCAAATTCTAAAAGGAGGGGAAAAATGGACGTTCAAGATTATTGCAAAGCTATGGACATGGAGCTTACAGCTTGAAAGGCCAAGATGTATGATGTCACGCGCAGGTTGGACCAATTGGGAAGCGCTGAAAAAGAAAAGATTTTACCCAACGTTGAGGACATGCACATGCTCGTGGTGCAGATGGATGATAGAATTTCGCAACTCACCAGAGAGTGCCCTTCGGAGTGGAGCCCCGTTAAGAAGGAGATAGACGACGCCCATATTGATATGAGGTCGAAGTTTGAGGAGACCATGTCATTTATTGGCAAGGCAGCGCCCGTCTCCATCCCCGGCTAAGAATGCCGGGGACACCTATTTCAACCTTGACGAAACTGAGTTCAAAAAAGAGGTGACACTGATGAAAATAAAGAAAGTAGAGAAGGTGGCAAAAGGCCTTTGTAAGTGTAAGAACTCTTGCTGAATCTGTTTTTGGTTTCACCGACAGGGTCGGCAGCTGCAGCTGTCGGCCTTGTTCTTCTTTGCGAGGCAAGTTTCCTAACAAGCGCTTCCAGCCGGGGCCAATTTCTGTGTAGAGGCCTTGCTTCGGAATGACTTTTTTCTCTTTTTGGCGAGGTGCACAAATGGATCTCAAGAATTACTTCGAAAATACGGAGGGCATCGGCGTGCTGGCCTCTGCGGACGCTGAGGGTAGGGTGGACGCTGCTATATATTCAAGGCCTCACGTCATGGATTCGGATACGGTGGCATTCATTATGCGGGATCGTCTGACCCATCACAACCTACAGTCCAATCCCCATTCGGCCTACCTTTTTATGGAAGCGGGAGAAAAGCATGTTGGCAAGCGACTATTCCTAACCAAAATTCGCGAAGAGCAGAACACCGAGCTGGCCTATAAACTTCGGAGGAGGAAATACTCGGAGGACAAGCAAGAACCGCTCTTCCTGGCCTTCTTCCGTATTGATAAGATCCTGCCGCTGATTGGTCCCCGAGAGGATGACTAGGGGGCAGTCATTTTGGCGGCGTTTCAGAGATTATTCTTTGTGTTACTGGTGGTGTCCCTTATGTTGTCAAACTGCTCAGGAACTAAACCAGAAGATTTGGGGTGCACTGAAGGCAGACTATCGCCTTGTCCAGACTCACCGAATTGCGTCTCTTCACAGAGTTCAGACAAATCCCATTACGTAAAGCCTCTCACCTACAGGGGCACTTTGACAGAGGCGAGGAAGGCTATTCTGTCGGTGATTGGTGAATGGCCTAACAGTGAGATGGTCAAGGTGACGGGTCATTATGTCCATGCCAAGTTCACCTCCAGATTCTTTCGATTTGTGGATGACGTTGAGTTTTATATTGATGATGAGCTCAGAATCATCCATGTCAGATCATCATCGCGCGTGGGCCATTTTGATTTTGGGGTAAACAGAAGAAGAATTGAGCGAATTCGAGTCAAGTTTGCCGTACTGACAACCTCAGAAAGCGCTTTATGAACACCAACGGCGTTTAGGCTATTGAAATTTGCAAACGATATGGCCCTCAGGTTGATGCATGAGTTGCGAAATCCTCTGGTATCCATTGGTGGCTTTTCCAAAAAAATCGCCACCGGGCACTATGCGGACGACAGATTGGCCGAATACACAGGAATCATATTCAAGGAGGCCAAGAGACTCGATATGGCGCTCAGTGAGTTGCTTGTGCAACTGGAGGCTGCCGCCCATAAGGCATAGCATGGTTTTTGCTCCCTGCTGAAGCCTTTCTGAAAGAAGAAAGTTTCATGACTCCAAGCGTTTTTGTCTCCCATGGCATGCCTGCCATTGTCGTGCAGCCGGGACCAACGCACCATTTCTTTCGGGCTCTTGGACAGACCCTTGATCGCCCTAAGGCCGTCGTCTGTGTCTCCGCCCATTGGGAAGCTGTGCGTCCCATGTTGACAGCCACGGCCATGCCCGAGACGATACATGATTTCTCCGGGCCCCAGACCCTCTTCGAAAAGGATTATCCAGCGCCTGGCGACCCGGACCTCGTCCAAGAAGCACTAAAATTGTTGAGCCATGCGGGGATTGATGCCGGCACCGATCCCTCCCGAGGCCTTGACCATGGGGCCTGGGTTCCCCTCATGTTGATGTATCCAGAAGCCACAATCCCAGTGGTGCAGCTTTCGATTCAGACGGAGTTGAATGCGAAGCATCATGTTGCTTTGGGCAGTGCGTTGCGGCCTCTGAGAGGAGATGGCGTTTTGATCCTCGGAAGCGGTGGTGCAACCCACAACCTCCCAGAGATTCATAAGTACGGTTCTGATTCTCCGGCGACAGACTACGCTTTGGCATTCGATACGTGGCTGCAAGAGGCCATAACTCAAGGCCGGGAGGAGGCCCTTCTCAACTACAAAGAAGAGGGACCATCTGCGTCAAGGAATCACCCGTATCCTGCCGAACACTTTATGCCCCTCTTTGTTCCTTTAGGGGCGGCAGGCCCGGGGGCAAGAGGTCGTTTGCTCCACAAGGCATTTATGTATGGCGTCTTGTCCATGGCCGCTTATATCTGGGATTGACCATCCC
It encodes:
- a CDS encoding dioxygenase; the protein is MTPSVFVSHGMPAIVVQPGPTHHFFRALGQTLDRPKAVVCVSAHWEAVRPMLTATAMPETIHDFSGPQTLFEKDYPAPGDPDLVQEALKLLSHAGIDAGTDPSRGLDHGAWVPLMLMYPEATIPVVQLSIQTELNAKHHVALGSALRPLRGDGVLILGSGGATHNLPEIHKYGSDSPATDYALAFDTWLQEAITQGREEALLNYKEEGPSASRNHPYPAEHFMPLFVPLGAAGPGARGRLLHKAFMYGVLSMAAYIWD
- a CDS encoding DUF1499 domain-containing protein, producing the protein MLSNCSGTKPEDLGCTEGRLSPCPDSPNCVSSQSSDKSHYVKPLTYRGTLTEARKAILSVIGEWPNSEMVKVTGHYVHAKFTSRFFRFVDDVEFYIDDELRIIHVRSSSRVGHFDFGVNRRRIERIRVKFAVLTTSESAL
- a CDS encoding pyridoxamine 5'-phosphate oxidase family protein — protein: MDLKNYFENTEGIGVLASADAEGRVDAAIYSRPHVMDSDTVAFIMRDRLTHHNLQSNPHSAYLFMEAGEKHVGKRLFLTKIREEQNTELAYKLRRRKYSEDKQEPLFLAFFRIDKILPLIGPREDD